One window from the genome of Fulvivirga lutea encodes:
- a CDS encoding NAD-dependent 4,6-dehydratase LegB, with amino-acid sequence MKLHNKKILVTGADGFIGSHLVESLVKEGAKVRAFCFYNSFNNWGWLDTIDNEDLNNIEVFTGDIRDPNGVRTAMKDIEVVFHLAALIAIPFSYHSPDSYIDTNVKGTLNIIQAAKDLEVERVLVTSTSEVYGTAQFVPITESHPKQPQSPYSASKIGADCIADSFFRSFNIPLTIVRPFNTYGPRQSARAVIPTIITQLLEGYEEIKLGDVTPTRDLLFVKDTVEGFLQIAKTEALIGHEVNIATESEISIGDLAKELINQINPKAKVVSDEQRLRPEKSEVFRLYGSNKKLMEYTNWEQKYTLKSGLKETIDWFRNENNLTHYKADIYNI; translated from the coding sequence ATGAAACTTCATAACAAGAAAATATTAGTGACAGGTGCCGATGGGTTTATCGGAAGTCATTTGGTTGAAAGTTTAGTAAAGGAAGGCGCCAAAGTAAGAGCTTTTTGTTTTTATAATTCATTTAATAACTGGGGATGGTTAGATACGATAGATAATGAAGATTTAAATAACATTGAAGTATTTACAGGAGATATTAGAGACCCCAATGGGGTACGCACGGCCATGAAAGATATTGAAGTTGTATTTCATTTAGCCGCTCTTATTGCAATACCATTTAGTTATCATTCACCAGATTCATATATAGATACCAATGTAAAAGGTACTCTAAATATAATACAGGCGGCTAAAGACCTTGAAGTAGAGCGTGTTCTTGTTACTTCAACATCTGAAGTGTATGGCACAGCTCAATTTGTGCCTATAACCGAAAGTCATCCGAAGCAGCCACAATCACCATATTCAGCCTCAAAAATTGGTGCCGATTGTATAGCCGATTCTTTCTTTAGAAGTTTTAATATCCCTTTGACAATCGTACGACCTTTTAATACCTATGGACCCAGACAATCTGCCAGGGCTGTAATTCCAACAATTATAACACAATTATTGGAGGGCTATGAAGAAATAAAGTTAGGTGATGTAACACCCACCAGGGATTTGCTATTTGTAAAAGACACAGTAGAGGGGTTTTTGCAAATTGCAAAAACTGAAGCTTTGATAGGTCATGAGGTAAATATAGCAACAGAATCAGAAATCTCGATTGGTGATCTAGCAAAGGAATTAATAAATCAGATTAACCCTAAAGCTAAAGTTGTAAGTGATGAACAAAGATTAAGACCTGAAAAAAGTGAGGTGTTTCGACTATATGGATCCAATAAGAAATTGATGGAATATACAAATTGGGAACAAAAGTATACACTTAAAAGTGGCTTGAAAGAAACAATCGATTGGTTTAGAAATGAAAATAATTTAACACATTATAAGGCAGATATCTACAATATTTAA
- a CDS encoding ArsR family transcriptional regulator has translation MLDTLVTSKTRIKLLLKFFLNTNNQAYLRNLEVEFGVSTNAIRVELNKFEEAGLLCSKFIGNKKVFSANTDHAFFNDIHEIVLKYIGIDKLIENVLRKIGDLKKVYLIGDYTNGNDGGDIEFLLVGNNLDSSYVSKLFTKAQNEVSFKLRYKLMNEHELEEVRKFDSGLLIWGQK, from the coding sequence TTGTTAGATACTTTAGTAACATCTAAAACTAGAATTAAACTGCTCTTAAAATTTTTCTTAAATACGAATAACCAGGCATATTTAAGAAACCTTGAAGTAGAGTTTGGTGTGAGTACAAATGCTATAAGGGTAGAACTGAATAAGTTTGAGGAGGCAGGTTTGCTATGTTCCAAATTTATTGGTAACAAAAAGGTATTTTCCGCTAATACTGATCATGCCTTTTTTAATGATATTCATGAAATTGTTCTTAAGTATATAGGGATTGATAAGCTAATTGAAAATGTCTTAAGGAAAATTGGAGATCTTAAAAAAGTCTATTTAATTGGTGATTATACAAATGGTAATGATGGAGGGGATATAGAATTTTTATTAGTTGGGAATAATCTTGATAGTTCGTACGTCTCAAAATTATTTACAAAAGCACAAAATGAAGTGAGTTTTAAATTGCGTTATAAATTAATGAATGAGCATGAGTTGGAGGAGGTAAGAAAGTTTGATTCAGGGTTATTAATTTGGGGACAGAAATAA
- a CDS encoding UpxY family transcription antiterminator, protein MAWKAIYTKSRHEKKVTKLLESLGIEVYCPLQTIVRQWSDRKKKVSEPVFKSYVFLKCDNELDYTVLNTNGVVSFVKRLGKVALIRDSEISIIREFLGNYENVEIENISEWEIETPVRIKEGPMKGKNGLISHIKGNKAKLIIEEMGIQIVAHVPIMTLAKD, encoded by the coding sequence ATGGCCTGGAAAGCAATATATACTAAATCAAGACATGAGAAAAAAGTAACAAAGCTTTTGGAATCTCTTGGGATAGAGGTGTATTGCCCATTACAAACTATTGTCAGGCAATGGAGCGACCGTAAGAAGAAGGTTAGTGAACCTGTGTTCAAGTCTTATGTATTTCTTAAGTGTGATAACGAACTTGACTATACAGTATTAAATACGAATGGAGTAGTGAGTTTTGTGAAGAGACTCGGGAAAGTTGCTTTAATTCGAGATAGTGAGATCTCAATTATAAGGGAGTTCTTGGGTAATTACGAAAATGTTGAGATAGAGAATATATCAGAATGGGAGATTGAAACACCAGTTCGTATTAAAGAAGGTCCAATGAAAGGGAAAAACGGTTTAATCTCGCACATTAAGGGTAATAAAGCCAAACTTATAATTGAAGAAATGGGCATACAAATCGTGGCCCATGTACCTATTATGACCTTGGCTAAGGATTAA
- a CDS encoding exopolysaccharide transport family protein, with amino-acid sequence MSNQIIPYKEYEDNTSSLNYKRLISQLLSYWYVIVGSVLIALSIAYLNNRYAVRIYPVSASILIKENQEVSGNAELLYNNPLVDAYRNFNNELYIIKSYPIVENVIRKLQFSSAIYQEGNIKESELYNSTPIDFELIDHKDEWCNVFALNILNEVGKYELTPLEDSKYSQVPFVLMVGDTVEFCGVKFYSYYRDTTYWPGYTKNKYKLHFYDPMQITEKYVTELFVESAGKETSVINLEINGSVIEKEKDFLNTLVDTYIDQDLEKKRTAANRSLEFIESQLKSIADSLIIFEAQLEKFKNTNTLSDLSGESMRLLLKMEDLEAQKIEILVHNNYLDYLIQYIRESANLDQIVLPVSVGVDDPILTKLVTQLLDIQLAIKSFDSEEAKSNPIYKTRSSELNNIRQSILESAQTLKNTNDIRLNSLYKQIKVISDQLKELPSAERKLITIERNYRFSEKLHDFLSQKRAEAGITKASAISDIIIINPAKEKPYVIYPNVRRNYLIAIILGFGLPFTIFLVREFFNNKVQSKDDITTYVDIPISGLIGHNSIENNLITLEKPKSSVSESFRSLRSNLHFFANNKEKKVIMVTSSISGEGKSFTSINLGVVMALSGKSTVLVGADMRKPKMFDDFGLQNKYGLSDVLSKSKDWSEVIQNTKIDGLSLLSGGNIPPNPSEMLMLPDMRELIDTLKKKFDVIIIDTPPIALVTDAFVLAPFVDHTIYITRQGFTPLSAIKNISELYKEKKVRNISIVLNDIKKNGAGYGAGYGYGYGYGYGYGYGYYQE; translated from the coding sequence GTGTCTAATCAAATTATTCCATATAAAGAATATGAAGATAATACCTCAAGTCTTAACTACAAGAGGCTCATATCTCAGTTGTTAAGTTATTGGTACGTTATTGTGGGGTCAGTCTTAATAGCATTATCTATAGCTTATTTGAATAATAGGTATGCAGTAAGAATATATCCTGTATCGGCATCCATACTAATTAAAGAAAATCAGGAAGTTAGTGGAAATGCAGAGTTGTTGTATAATAATCCCTTAGTTGATGCTTATCGCAATTTTAATAACGAACTGTATATTATTAAATCATATCCGATTGTTGAAAATGTAATTCGGAAACTCCAATTTTCAAGTGCTATTTATCAGGAGGGTAATATTAAGGAAAGTGAACTGTATAATTCAACGCCTATAGATTTCGAATTAATTGATCATAAAGATGAATGGTGCAATGTATTTGCTTTAAATATTTTAAACGAAGTGGGTAAATATGAACTTACACCACTTGAAGACTCTAAATATAGTCAAGTACCCTTTGTTTTAATGGTAGGTGATACTGTTGAATTTTGCGGAGTGAAGTTTTATTCATATTACCGTGATACGACATATTGGCCTGGCTATACAAAAAATAAATATAAGCTGCACTTTTATGATCCGATGCAAATCACTGAAAAATATGTTACGGAATTATTCGTGGAGTCTGCAGGAAAAGAGACCTCTGTAATTAACCTAGAAATTAATGGTTCAGTAATTGAAAAGGAAAAAGATTTTCTTAATACACTAGTAGATACTTACATTGATCAAGATTTGGAAAAGAAAAGAACCGCAGCAAATAGATCTCTAGAGTTTATAGAAAGTCAATTAAAATCCATTGCTGATTCTTTGATAATTTTTGAAGCTCAATTAGAGAAATTCAAAAATACAAACACTCTTTCAGACCTTAGTGGTGAGTCAATGAGATTGCTGTTGAAGATGGAGGACTTAGAAGCACAAAAAATAGAGATTTTAGTTCATAATAATTATCTTGATTATTTAATCCAATACATAAGAGAAAGTGCGAATTTAGATCAGATTGTTTTACCTGTATCTGTTGGTGTCGATGACCCTATTTTAACTAAACTAGTAACTCAATTACTCGATATACAGCTAGCAATTAAATCGTTTGACTCAGAAGAGGCTAAAAGTAATCCAATTTATAAAACTAGATCATCCGAGCTAAATAACATACGTCAAAGTATTTTAGAGAGTGCTCAAACTCTAAAAAACACAAATGATATTCGCTTAAATAGCCTATACAAACAAATTAAAGTAATAAGTGATCAGTTAAAGGAATTGCCAAGCGCTGAAAGGAAATTGATTACAATTGAAAGAAATTATAGATTTAGTGAAAAACTACATGATTTTTTGAGTCAAAAAAGAGCAGAAGCTGGTATCACCAAAGCCTCTGCAATATCCGATATTATTATTATTAATCCTGCAAAGGAAAAACCATATGTAATATATCCTAACGTAAGACGAAATTATTTAATTGCCATTATACTTGGTTTTGGTTTGCCATTTACAATTTTTCTAGTTAGGGAATTCTTTAATAATAAGGTTCAATCGAAAGATGACATTACCACTTATGTAGATATACCAATCTCAGGACTTATAGGCCATAATTCAATTGAAAATAATTTAATAACACTAGAAAAACCGAAGTCATCTGTTTCGGAGTCATTTAGGTCACTTCGATCTAACCTTCACTTTTTTGCAAATAACAAGGAGAAAAAGGTGATAATGGTTACTAGTTCTATAAGTGGTGAAGGTAAGTCATTTACTAGTATCAACTTAGGAGTGGTAATGGCACTTTCTGGTAAGAGTACAGTTCTCGTTGGCGCAGACATGCGAAAACCTAAAATGTTCGATGACTTTGGTTTACAAAACAAATATGGTTTGAGTGACGTGTTATCCAAGTCCAAAGATTGGAGTGAGGTAATTCAAAATACCAAAATTGACGGTCTTTCATTACTCAGTGGAGGTAATATACCACCTAATCCGAGTGAAATGTTAATGTTACCTGATATGAGAGAGTTGATTGATACATTAAAAAAGAAATTTGATGTTATCATAATTGATACTCCTCCTATAGCACTGGTTACTGATGCATTTGTATTGGCCCCATTTGTTGATCATACTATATATATAACACGTCAGGGGTTTACACCTTTATCAGCAATAAAAAATATATCCGAACTCTATAAAGAGAAAAAAGTCAGAAATATTAGTATTGTTTTAAATGATATCAAGAAAAATGGTGCTGGCTATGGTGCCGGTTATGGCTACGGCTATGGCTACGGTTACGGTTATGGCTATGGCTATTATCAGGAGTAA
- a CDS encoding polysaccharide biosynthesis/export family protein — protein MIRFLGLLIIAGVISSCISNRKVQYLQKSDVNVDEVFTDSVLRSYYPNIHEYKIQPEDILKVSVETITNQEFNFFKTDFDRSVNQNLIGNNALIYGELVDKKGFVEYPVIGKVKVSGLTIFEVQDLLQRLAKENGLKEPVVKVRILNYRYTVLGETNKEGTFNTYNNRINMLEAVGIAGGFSELADRANVKLIRYEDGVMTVSYLNFLEEEIINSPKFYLHQGDVLIVPPVRQRPFRLYFRENYTLVISTLTLFVLLLNTLN, from the coding sequence ATGATTAGATTTTTAGGCTTACTGATTATTGCTGGAGTTATTTCCTCGTGTATCTCTAATAGAAAAGTTCAATATCTACAAAAATCTGATGTAAATGTAGATGAAGTATTTACAGATTCTGTTTTGAGGTCATATTATCCTAATATTCACGAGTATAAAATACAACCCGAAGATATATTAAAAGTAAGTGTTGAAACAATTACAAATCAGGAATTTAATTTTTTCAAAACTGATTTCGACCGAAGTGTAAATCAAAATTTAATTGGAAATAACGCTCTTATTTATGGAGAGTTAGTTGATAAAAAGGGTTTTGTAGAATACCCGGTAATCGGAAAAGTCAAGGTTTCTGGGTTAACAATTTTTGAAGTTCAAGATTTATTACAAAGGCTTGCCAAAGAAAATGGACTAAAGGAACCTGTGGTAAAAGTTAGGATTCTTAATTATAGATATACTGTCTTAGGAGAAACTAATAAAGAAGGAACCTTTAATACATACAATAACAGAATTAATATGTTAGAAGCTGTTGGTATAGCTGGTGGATTTAGTGAGCTGGCTGATCGTGCAAACGTAAAATTAATAAGATATGAAGACGGTGTAATGACAGTATCCTACCTTAACTTTTTAGAAGAAGAAATTATTAACTCGCCAAAATTTTATTTGCATCAAGGTGATGTACTTATTGTGCCACCCGTTAGGCAGCGCCCTTTTCGTCTTTATTTTAGGGAAAATTATACTCTAGTGATCTCAACACTTACCTTATTTGTACTTTTACTCAATACCTTAAATTAA
- the kdsA gene encoding 3-deoxy-8-phosphooctulonate synthase yields the protein MEKFSDPVRITDSIELGSDKLVLFSGPCAAESLELCIEVGEQVKSICQKLDIAYVFKASFDKANRTSVNSYRGQGLEKGLKILETVKSKLNVPVVTDIHESYQAAEVATVADVLQIPAFLCRQTDLLIAAANTGKMVKVKRGQFMAPEDMQYAVSKVKDSGNPNVCLTERGVSFGYHNLVVDMRALPTMRQYAPVVFDVTHSVQQPGGQGGTSGGQRQFAPFLARAASAVGVDGFFIESHPNPSKALSDGPNMIPLNEMEGFLKMLKEVWTLGRQYVI from the coding sequence ATGGAAAAATTTTCAGATCCGGTTAGAATAACTGATTCGATAGAGCTAGGTAGTGATAAACTAGTGCTCTTTTCAGGGCCCTGCGCTGCTGAAAGCTTGGAATTATGTATTGAAGTAGGTGAACAGGTAAAGTCCATCTGCCAAAAGCTAGATATAGCCTATGTTTTCAAAGCCTCATTTGATAAAGCCAACAGAACTTCGGTTAACTCCTATAGAGGACAAGGGTTGGAAAAAGGATTAAAAATATTAGAAACAGTAAAATCTAAACTGAATGTACCTGTAGTTACAGACATTCATGAAAGCTATCAAGCCGCAGAAGTGGCAACAGTCGCTGATGTACTACAAATACCGGCATTCTTATGTCGCCAAACTGATTTACTTATTGCTGCCGCCAATACCGGAAAGATGGTAAAAGTAAAGCGAGGGCAGTTTATGGCACCTGAAGATATGCAATATGCTGTGAGCAAAGTAAAAGATTCGGGTAACCCTAATGTATGTTTAACTGAGAGGGGAGTAAGTTTTGGCTATCATAATTTGGTGGTTGATATGCGTGCGCTTCCAACAATGAGGCAATATGCACCTGTAGTTTTTGATGTCACACATAGCGTTCAGCAGCCTGGAGGTCAGGGTGGCACTTCAGGCGGCCAACGTCAATTCGCTCCATTTTTAGCAAGAGCTGCTTCAGCTGTTGGGGTAGATGGTTTCTTTATTGAATCACATCCAAATCCGTCAAAAGCGTTAAGTGATGGGCCTAATATGATTCCATTAAATGAAATGGAAGGATTTTTAAAGATGCTCAAAGAGGTTTGGACTCTTGGGCGGCAATATGTTATTTAG
- a CDS encoding KdsC family phosphatase, whose translation MDLLKNIPSNIISKAEKIKALFFDVDGVLTDGSIIYTNSGDEIKSFNVKDGQIIKHLKEAGIKVGAITGRSSDLVKRRCEELKLDFCVQGVSDKLAVVKEKMEDFGLQPDQVAYIGDDIIDLKVILEVGLGVAPANALDYVCDKADFVSSKDGGKGVLREVADMILAAQGKFDDIMKNCL comes from the coding sequence ATGGACTTATTAAAGAATATTCCTTCAAATATTATCAGTAAGGCCGAGAAAATTAAGGCCTTATTTTTTGATGTAGATGGTGTGCTTACTGATGGCTCTATTATATACACTAATTCTGGTGATGAAATAAAGTCGTTTAATGTAAAGGATGGCCAGATAATCAAGCATTTAAAAGAAGCTGGCATAAAAGTAGGTGCTATTACAGGACGAAGCTCCGATTTGGTGAAAAGGCGATGTGAAGAGTTAAAGCTTGATTTTTGCGTGCAAGGTGTATCCGATAAGCTGGCCGTTGTAAAGGAAAAGATGGAGGATTTCGGATTGCAGCCGGATCAAGTAGCCTACATTGGTGATGATATAATTGATTTAAAAGTAATTTTAGAAGTGGGTTTGGGTGTGGCACCTGCAAATGCACTGGATTATGTATGTGATAAGGCCGACTTCGTATCATCCAAAGATGGTGGTAAAGGAGTTTTAAGAGAAGTAGCAGATATGATACTGGCTGCTCAGGGGAAGTTTGATGATATAATGAAGAATTGTTTATAA
- a CDS encoding DUF4920 domain-containing protein, translating into MMRYIVSIVLLSLAFQFDALGQQFGDQLSDQEIVNVVELPILMADQDSAYLKVRGTISATCKMKGCWMTIQGPDENDIRITFKDYAFFVPKEGMEGKTVTFEGTVKRAVTDVATLRHFAQDAGKSEAEIQSIIEPKEEYSFIASGVFIED; encoded by the coding sequence ATGATGAGATATATTGTTAGCATAGTTTTATTGTCATTAGCTTTTCAATTTGATGCATTGGGTCAGCAATTCGGTGATCAATTAAGCGATCAGGAGATTGTTAATGTGGTGGAGTTGCCTATACTTATGGCTGATCAGGATTCTGCTTATTTAAAGGTGAGAGGTACAATTTCGGCAACGTGTAAAATGAAGGGATGTTGGATGACTATACAAGGACCTGATGAGAACGATATACGTATTACGTTTAAAGACTATGCCTTCTTTGTGCCAAAAGAAGGGATGGAAGGCAAAACTGTAACATTTGAAGGCACTGTAAAAAGAGCAGTAACTGATGTTGCTACCTTAAGGCATTTTGCACAAGATGCAGGCAAAAGCGAAGCAGAAATTCAAAGTATTATCGAACCAAAAGAAGAATATTCCTTTATAGCTTCAGGAGTGTTTATAGAAGACTGA
- a CDS encoding CHAT domain-containing tetratricopeptide repeat protein, with product MLKNILLICLILASFNSFSQNRLEFYNNLEELIDADQLEELITKESEVDQFVSPIDTLSADIYSIIGEANLILGQYEKAEELYSKALNIRRKLNPLISVGFSNTLYNLVDIHLALGNYTEALKLSEELLEVDQELYGRKSIPYFLTVLFRADVLIETSQYDDALKLLNSQSKHLTHQSDIAALNAKKGDVLSLLGNYDDAEELISGAIEAYASLNDTLNYAITQSAKGLNYKNMGKYPQAEYALIESRNQLSSLPNTDYLVDGAKNNLALVQLALGREQSAIEIYENLRVKDSIAFGITHPNYITTLINLGVAYDKNDQFIKSKNVLSKALSLCSDVYGPNSEVEATILNNLANVKRDLKDYSGALVDLRRSQKLFEEIFGKNSAHYATATFNIGKVQLMMKSKEAEKTLLEAEKLRKKVLGESHPKYAEVTNYLGIFYWQQNDLKKARKYFEQTFNNFLNQIKLFFPSLSEEEKTKFYLEKLKPAFEQYNTLGVQLMKSDPSVLKSIYNYQLKTKGIIMAATERLRKNIYNSSDSLLISDYENWKSLKERLSKLYSNNDPRQNYIDSINQVANELERSLVRRSSDFAKIYDKEIPDWKAVQRKLKDNEVAVEIIRYRVSNPQMGGEFTDEINYLALIIDNKSEYPRSVHFTRGSLMEGRYLNNYRNSIRYQIEDQFTYNELWKPLEDQFRGFKKIYISPDGVYNQVNLSTLVNPETGNYLIKEIEIQEVTSTRDLVVDNKMSGSSSSNKYLFGFPTYTTQGTEMTASKAERSLRGGLRGGGGFSETRGLRGGLLRYMRSGESIATLPGTKTEVEEIKAILKQGGDDPTTLLTDQANETAVKQVNNPGVLHIATHGYFLEDVEPQEFGESKPYYQNPLLRAGLILAGAEDFLLTGTNPLDNEDGILTAYEAMNMNLNDTDLVVLSACETGLGEVSNGEGVYGLQRAFKIAGARYIVMSMWNVDDDATQRLMTLFYEQLSEGKEKYYAFRDAQLQLMKEYEQPFYWGAFKIVGQ from the coding sequence ATGTTAAAGAATATTCTTTTAATCTGCCTTATACTAGCAAGTTTCAACTCTTTCTCTCAAAACAGATTAGAATTTTATAATAACCTGGAAGAATTAATCGATGCTGATCAGCTTGAAGAATTAATTACGAAGGAGTCTGAAGTAGACCAGTTTGTTTCACCTATAGATACATTGTCGGCAGACATTTACTCCATTATTGGTGAGGCCAATTTAATACTTGGACAATACGAAAAGGCAGAGGAGTTGTATTCTAAAGCATTGAATATTCGTAGAAAATTAAACCCATTAATTTCGGTAGGTTTCAGTAATACGCTTTACAATTTAGTTGATATACATCTTGCTTTAGGAAATTACACGGAAGCTTTGAAACTATCTGAAGAGTTATTAGAAGTAGATCAGGAGCTTTACGGCCGCAAATCTATTCCATATTTTCTAACAGTTTTATTCCGAGCTGATGTACTGATAGAAACCAGTCAATATGATGATGCACTGAAGCTCCTCAACTCCCAAAGTAAACATTTAACGCATCAGTCTGACATTGCCGCATTGAATGCCAAAAAAGGAGACGTGCTATCGCTACTAGGTAATTACGATGATGCTGAGGAATTAATATCTGGTGCAATAGAGGCTTATGCGTCTTTGAACGACACACTAAATTACGCCATAACGCAGTCGGCCAAAGGACTGAATTATAAAAATATGGGTAAATACCCACAAGCTGAATACGCACTCATTGAATCTAGAAACCAGTTGAGTAGCCTACCCAATACGGATTATTTGGTTGATGGAGCTAAGAATAATTTGGCATTAGTACAGTTGGCATTAGGAAGGGAGCAGAGTGCCATTGAGATTTATGAAAACCTTAGAGTAAAAGATTCTATTGCGTTTGGTATTACCCACCCTAATTATATTACAACACTTATAAACCTTGGTGTAGCCTACGACAAAAACGATCAGTTTATCAAATCAAAGAATGTTCTTTCGAAAGCCTTAAGTCTGTGCTCCGATGTGTATGGGCCTAATAGCGAGGTTGAAGCCACTATTCTAAATAATTTAGCTAATGTTAAACGCGATTTGAAAGACTACAGTGGAGCCCTTGTTGACCTCAGAAGATCACAAAAACTGTTTGAAGAGATATTTGGTAAGAATAGTGCTCATTATGCTACTGCAACTTTCAATATTGGAAAAGTTCAGTTGATGATGAAATCAAAAGAGGCCGAAAAAACTCTTCTCGAAGCAGAGAAGTTAAGAAAAAAAGTCCTTGGCGAAAGTCATCCTAAATATGCAGAAGTTACCAACTACCTGGGAATTTTTTATTGGCAGCAAAACGACCTGAAAAAAGCCAGAAAGTACTTTGAACAAACTTTCAATAATTTCCTAAATCAAATTAAACTGTTCTTTCCTTCACTGAGTGAGGAAGAAAAAACGAAGTTTTATCTGGAAAAGCTAAAGCCTGCATTTGAGCAGTACAATACTTTGGGTGTGCAGCTAATGAAGTCAGACCCATCAGTTCTTAAGAGCATTTATAACTATCAGCTCAAAACTAAAGGTATCATTATGGCCGCTACTGAGAGGCTTCGCAAAAATATTTATAACAGCAGCGATAGTTTATTAATTAGCGACTATGAAAACTGGAAATCGTTAAAAGAGAGACTCTCTAAACTCTACTCGAATAATGACCCAAGGCAAAATTATATCGACTCAATAAATCAAGTGGCGAATGAACTAGAAAGAAGTTTGGTTAGAAGATCGTCAGATTTTGCTAAAATCTATGACAAGGAAATTCCTGATTGGAAAGCAGTTCAGAGAAAACTGAAGGATAATGAAGTAGCAGTAGAAATTATTAGATATCGAGTTTCAAACCCACAAATGGGTGGTGAATTCACAGATGAGATTAATTATCTCGCCCTTATAATCGATAATAAATCTGAATATCCTCGATCTGTGCATTTTACTCGTGGTTCCTTAATGGAAGGCAGGTATTTGAATAATTACCGGAACTCAATAAGGTATCAGATCGAAGATCAGTTTACCTATAACGAACTTTGGAAGCCATTGGAAGATCAGTTTAGAGGGTTCAAGAAAATTTATATTTCTCCGGATGGAGTGTATAATCAAGTTAATTTAAGTACCCTGGTTAATCCAGAAACTGGTAATTACCTTATTAAAGAAATTGAAATTCAGGAGGTTACAAGTACTAGAGATTTGGTAGTAGATAATAAGATGTCAGGTTCATCATCTTCCAATAAGTATTTATTTGGATTCCCAACTTATACTACTCAAGGAACAGAAATGACAGCCTCCAAAGCTGAAAGAAGTTTAAGAGGTGGTCTTAGAGGTGGTGGAGGATTCTCTGAAACAAGAGGCCTTAGAGGAGGCTTATTAAGATATATGAGAAGTGGAGAAAGTATTGCCACGCTGCCAGGCACTAAGACTGAAGTTGAAGAAATCAAAGCTATTTTAAAGCAAGGTGGAGATGATCCAACAACTCTTCTAACAGACCAGGCCAACGAGACCGCTGTGAAACAAGTGAACAACCCAGGCGTATTGCATATTGCTACTCACGGTTATTTTCTCGAAGATGTAGAGCCTCAGGAGTTTGGTGAGAGTAAACCTTATTATCAAAATCCGTTGCTCAGGGCAGGACTTATTTTGGCTGGTGCCGAGGATTTCTTACTGACAGGAACTAACCCTTTGGATAATGAAGATGGAATCTTAACAGCTTACGAAGCCATGAATATGAATTTAAATGATACTGATTTGGTAGTTTTATCTGCGTGTGAAACAGGGCTTGGCGAAGTGTCAAATGGTGAAGGTGTTTATGGTTTGCAAAGAGCGTTTAAAATTGCTGGAGCTCGATATATTGTCATGAGTATGTGGAACGTAGACGATGATGCAACTCAAAGATTAATGACGTTGTTCTATGAACAATTATCAGAAGGAAAAGAAAAGTACTATGCTTTTAGAGATGCTCAGCTTCAATTAATGAAGGAATACGAACAACCGTTTTATTGGGGGGCATTCAAGATTGTTGGTCAATAA